Proteins from a single region of Candidatus Neomarinimicrobiota bacterium:
- a CDS encoding inorganic phosphate transporter: MIWFYLLGGLFLGWSLGANSAANIFGTAVATRMVKFKVAAIVAAIFVILGAVFSGAGATETLGRLGAVNALAGSFTVAVAAAVAVTWMTRLSIPVSTTQAIVGAIIGWNLFTGRPTDMGSLTKILGAWVASPLLAGVFSFGLFFLAKKTIFRIKIHLVRRDAYNRLGLIVIGAFGAYSLGANNIANVMGVFVPASPFQSMEILGISLSGTQQLFLLGALAIGVGIYTYSDKVMKTVGNDLFKLTPITALIVVLAESVVLFLFASEGLEQWLASHGLPTIPLVPLSSSQAVIGAVLGLALAKGAQGVRYRVFGRIAMGWVMAPVIACVISFIALFFAQNLFEQEVVAEVTQTRKIEILESEFNNSIAKDYPGEITTLTVRMENPPKDVKSGLFP; this comes from the coding sequence ATGATCTGGTTCTATCTGCTGGGCGGACTTTTTCTGGGATGGTCACTTGGTGCCAACAGTGCTGCAAACATCTTTGGTACTGCCGTGGCAACCCGGATGGTCAAGTTTAAGGTTGCCGCTATTGTTGCCGCAATTTTCGTGATCCTTGGAGCGGTATTCAGCGGTGCCGGCGCCACAGAAACGCTCGGTCGGCTGGGAGCCGTGAATGCCTTGGCCGGTTCGTTTACCGTTGCTGTCGCGGCGGCGGTTGCCGTCACCTGGATGACCCGGTTAAGCATCCCGGTTTCTACCACCCAGGCTATTGTCGGAGCCATTATTGGCTGGAATCTGTTTACGGGCCGGCCCACGGATATGGGATCGCTTACCAAAATTTTGGGTGCATGGGTGGCATCGCCTCTGCTGGCCGGTGTGTTTTCGTTCGGACTATTTTTTCTCGCAAAGAAGACCATTTTTCGTATCAAAATTCACCTGGTTCGCCGGGATGCCTACAACCGGCTTGGCCTCATTGTTATCGGTGCATTCGGTGCGTATAGTCTGGGTGCAAATAATATTGCAAATGTGATGGGGGTGTTTGTACCGGCATCACCGTTTCAGTCGATGGAAATACTCGGTATCTCACTGTCCGGAACCCAACAACTCTTTCTGCTGGGTGCCCTGGCTATTGGTGTTGGAATTTATACCTATTCCGATAAGGTGATGAAAACAGTGGGGAACGATCTGTTTAAACTGACGCCAATTACCGCGCTCATCGTCGTGTTGGCCGAGTCGGTAGTTCTGTTTTTATTTGCGTCCGAGGGATTGGAACAGTGGCTGGCCTCTCATGGGCTGCCGACCATCCCGCTGGTACCACTCTCCAGTTCGCAGGCCGTCATCGGAGCAGTGCTCGGGTTAGCACTGGCTAAAGGCGCTCAGGGTGTCCGCTATCGCGTCTTCGGCCGGATTGCCATGGGCTGGGTGATGGCGCCGGTAATTGCGTGTGTTATCAGCTTTATTGCGCTCTTTTTTGCACAAAACCTGTTTGAGCAAGAAGTGGTTGCGGAAGTAACTCAGACCCGAAAGATTGAAATTCTCGAATCGGAATTCAATAACAGTATTGCCAAAGATTACCCAGGGGAAATAACAACGCTGACAGTAAGGATGGAAAACCCGCCCAAAGATGTCAAAAGCGGCTTATTCCCGTAG
- the otsB gene encoding trehalose-phosphatase — MKSEALPSALDHFESIESKFIGSRLFVFLDYDGTLTPIVNNPEDAQLSSEMRHTLSELAELTTVAIVSGRDRMDIENLIRLENLIYAGSHGFDISGPDGLQLQYSGGEAALPALEEAEESLKSQLSEISGAQVERKKYAIAVHYRNVAEDDAERVIDIATSEAESHDTLKPSPGKKILELKPAIDWDKGKALLWLQDELASGTGDTVPMYIGDDNTDEDALAVIQDEGIGILVGSHGARTYARYGLKNVKEVYDFLRWLNEALRE; from the coding sequence ATGAAATCGGAAGCCTTACCATCTGCACTTGATCATTTCGAATCAATCGAGTCAAAATTTATCGGAAGCCGTCTCTTCGTTTTTCTTGATTATGACGGGACACTGACACCAATTGTGAACAATCCGGAAGACGCGCAGTTGTCCTCCGAAATGCGACATACATTGAGTGAACTGGCCGAGCTGACTACCGTGGCTATCGTCAGCGGTCGGGATCGCATGGACATCGAAAACTTGATCCGTCTGGAAAACCTGATATATGCAGGAAGTCACGGATTCGATATCTCCGGGCCGGACGGTCTTCAGTTACAATATTCCGGTGGTGAGGCCGCACTTCCCGCTCTGGAGGAGGCTGAAGAATCATTAAAGTCTCAACTCTCCGAAATTTCCGGTGCTCAGGTGGAGCGAAAAAAATATGCCATTGCCGTCCATTACCGGAATGTTGCGGAAGATGATGCTGAGCGGGTTATCGATATTGCCACATCCGAAGCGGAGAGTCATGACACGCTGAAACCAAGTCCCGGTAAAAAGATTTTGGAGCTGAAACCCGCTATCGACTGGGATAAGGGCAAAGCCCTTCTCTGGTTGCAGGATGAACTGGCGTCAGGAACGGGGGACACTGTTCCAATGTATATCGGGGACGACAATACCGACGAAGATGCACTAGCAGTGATACAGGATGAAGGGATCGGAATTTTAGTCGGAAGTCATGGAGCCAGAACTTATGCGAGATACGGATTAAAAAATGTAAAAGAAGTTTACGACTTTCTGCGGTGGTTGAACGAAGCGCTACGGGAATAA
- a CDS encoding sulfite exporter TauE/SafE family protein yields the protein MSYRSKGMVWIGCLIVFFVIAGILYGEFKPRETMLLLGLCFACELIDSGLGMGYGTILTPTLLLVGYQPAEIVPTILFSELLSGFSASFFHNEIKNVDFGPKGKDFKPALLLAGGSLVGVTAGVLFALQLPAYILKPVIGSIILLSGFFVVLLSRRILAYRNWKMLSLSGIASFNKAVSGGGYGPLVTSGQILSGVQGKTAVGITSFAEAFTCLIAVTLFLLKGGYINLGIIIPMLTGALISVPFSVFAINKSNEDHLKIIIGILTMAMGILIIYKSFN from the coding sequence ATGAGCTATCGGTCAAAGGGGATGGTGTGGATCGGATGTCTTATAGTATTTTTTGTGATTGCCGGAATTCTGTACGGTGAATTCAAACCGAGGGAAACAATGTTGCTGTTGGGGCTCTGTTTTGCCTGCGAACTTATTGATAGTGGTTTGGGGATGGGATATGGCACGATTTTGACTCCCACATTGTTGCTTGTCGGATACCAGCCAGCGGAAATTGTGCCTACGATTTTGTTTTCGGAATTGCTTAGTGGGTTCAGTGCCTCATTTTTTCATAACGAGATCAAAAATGTCGATTTTGGCCCGAAAGGCAAAGATTTTAAACCCGCACTCCTGCTTGCCGGCGGGAGTTTAGTCGGTGTAACTGCCGGCGTCCTTTTCGCCCTGCAATTACCTGCATACATTTTAAAGCCGGTCATCGGCAGTATCATTTTACTGTCGGGATTTTTTGTTGTTTTGTTGTCCCGCAGGATCCTCGCCTATCGGAACTGGAAGATGTTGAGCCTGTCCGGTATCGCGTCATTCAACAAGGCAGTCAGCGGCGGCGGATACGGCCCGCTCGTCACCAGCGGGCAGATCCTCAGTGGGGTGCAGGGGAAAACTGCAGTGGGCATCACCTCATTTGCCGAGGCGTTTACCTGTTTGATCGCAGTTACACTGTTTCTCTTAAAAGGGGGATATATCAACCTGGGCATAATTATTCCGATGCTCACCGGGGCGCTGATTTCCGTTCCGTTTTCCGTGTTTGCCATCAATAAGTCCAATGAAGACCACCTGAAGATTATCATCGGCATCCTCACCATGGCAATGGGAATACTGATTATCTATAAGTCGTTTAATTAG
- a CDS encoding MerR family transcriptional regulator: MEDTVEQSNSLEPLYPIGVVAKMLDVSEHTIRLYEREGLILTWKTTAGHRRFSDNDVEKLKCIRRMITEKGLNLEGIKRLCSMIPCWGIKKDCTREKYENCEAFEQVGLPCWALENKPDICRSDQCYTCQVYQTYFDCKNIKELVHSKTYLRKLFQNSASS, from the coding sequence ATGGAAGACACAGTTGAGCAATCCAATTCACTGGAGCCTCTTTATCCCATCGGCGTGGTGGCAAAAATGTTGGACGTAAGTGAGCACACTATCCGCCTCTACGAGCGGGAAGGATTGATCCTCACATGGAAAACAACCGCCGGACACCGGCGATTCTCCGATAACGACGTGGAGAAGCTGAAATGTATCCGGCGGATGATCACCGAGAAGGGACTGAATCTGGAGGGGATAAAGCGGCTTTGTTCCATGATCCCGTGCTGGGGAATTAAAAAAGATTGCACCCGGGAAAAATATGAAAACTGCGAGGCCTTTGAACAGGTCGGACTCCCCTGCTGGGCGTTGGAAAACAAACCAGACATCTGTCGTTCAGATCAATGTTATACATGTCAGGTATATCAAACGTACTTTGACTGTAAAAACATCAAAGAACTGGTTCACAGCAAGACGTACCTGCGAAAGCTCTTTCAAAATTCTGCATCATCCTGA
- a CDS encoding hydrogenase small subunit has protein sequence MARPNVSEVHDRISVHHTEELEARGVSRRQFIKFCTAMSAAMALPFTLADKVAAAVTDPARPPVIWLHFQDCTGCTESLLRATHPTVESLVLDIISLDYSETLLAAAGHQAEAAKQATIENYAGKFLLVVEGSIPTKDGGIYCKIGNKTAVSILEETLPKAAAAVAIGSCASWGGIPSSGPNPTGAKGVTEVMPDAKTPVINLPGCPPSPYNLTQTVVHYLTLKKLPELDKKGRPKFAYGQIIHENCERRAHFDAGRFAEQFGDSGHRQGWCLYKLGCKGPETHANCPSILYGDVGSGAWPVGTGHPCFGCTEEEVAFTKPLHQQASVAEIVPPAFYPRVAEERGNGLSIGAAALVGGAAGVAAGAGAMMAKELRKQDAEDEQAEQSDE, from the coding sequence ATGGCCAGACCAAATGTCTCAGAAGTTCACGATAGAATTTCCGTTCACCACACGGAAGAACTGGAGGCCCGGGGTGTCTCCCGGCGCCAGTTTATCAAGTTTTGCACCGCAATGTCCGCGGCTATGGCACTTCCGTTTACGTTAGCCGATAAGGTTGCCGCAGCTGTAACCGATCCGGCGCGACCGCCGGTGATTTGGCTGCACTTTCAGGACTGCACCGGCTGCACCGAAAGTCTGTTGCGCGCGACCCATCCTACTGTGGAGAGTTTGGTCCTGGACATTATCTCTTTAGACTATTCCGAAACCTTGCTCGCGGCGGCGGGTCACCAGGCGGAAGCTGCCAAACAGGCGACCATTGAGAATTACGCCGGAAAATTTCTGCTGGTGGTAGAAGGCTCCATTCCCACCAAAGATGGCGGAATCTATTGCAAGATCGGCAATAAAACGGCGGTCAGTATCCTGGAAGAGACGCTCCCGAAAGCCGCTGCCGCAGTCGCCATCGGTTCCTGTGCCTCCTGGGGTGGAATTCCCTCTTCCGGACCGAATCCCACAGGCGCCAAGGGTGTAACAGAAGTAATGCCGGACGCCAAGACGCCCGTCATCAACCTGCCGGGATGTCCGCCGAGTCCCTATAATTTAACGCAGACCGTCGTCCATTATCTCACCCTGAAAAAGCTCCCTGAACTCGATAAAAAAGGCCGTCCGAAGTTCGCCTACGGACAAATTATCCACGAGAATTGTGAGCGCCGGGCCCACTTCGATGCCGGACGATTCGCCGAGCAGTTCGGCGATTCCGGCCACCGGCAGGGCTGGTGCCTCTACAAGCTGGGTTGCAAGGGGCCGGAAACCCACGCCAACTGTCCATCGATTCTCTACGGTGACGTCGGTTCGGGCGCCTGGCCGGTGGGCACCGGACATCCCTGCTTCGGCTGTACCGAGGAGGAAGTTGCCTTCACCAAGCCGCTTCACCAGCAGGCGAGCGTGGCGGAGATTGTCCCGCCGGCATTTTATCCGAGGGTGGCTGAAGAACGCGGTAACGGGCTTTCCATTGGTGCCGCCGCATTAGTCGGTGGCGCGGCTGGCGTGGCCGCCGGAGCGGGGGCCATGATGGCCAAGGAACTCCGAAAGCAGGATGCTGAGGATGAACAGGCCGAACAGTCCGATGAATAA
- the hybA gene encoding hydrogenase 2 operon protein HybA: MKLERRDFFRVISAGAVTATTARTVRSEARAALSQDAVGILYDATVCIGCKACEVACKENNSMPVESSYVNDELDVGKVWDSPKDLSSKTLNKIKLYKDGDGAVKDREKNGFSYIKRHCMHCIDPDCVSVCPVTALTKDPVTGIVSYDETRCCGCRYCQIACQYGIPKFEYDDPFGQIQKCQLCNHVLAEGGIPGCCEACPTGASIYGSVDELLNEAHKRLELTPGDKYDFPVSTVDSRKTTSHEVHEYVNYVYGEEEGGGTQYLILSAVPFGKLGFPDLPDHSNASVTAGLQHTLYRGMIAPAALFVGLLYAAHQSVKYHNRSDEEATNE, from the coding sequence ATGAAACTTGAAAGAAGAGACTTCTTCCGGGTGATTTCCGCCGGGGCGGTAACTGCGACCACGGCCAGAACCGTGCGGTCGGAAGCCCGCGCTGCATTGTCGCAGGACGCCGTAGGCATTCTGTACGATGCCACGGTTTGCATAGGGTGCAAAGCCTGTGAAGTTGCCTGCAAGGAAAACAACAGTATGCCGGTGGAGTCCTCATACGTCAACGATGAACTCGACGTCGGGAAGGTTTGGGATTCACCAAAAGATCTCAGTTCCAAGACTCTGAATAAAATTAAACTGTACAAGGATGGTGACGGCGCTGTGAAGGATCGGGAGAAGAACGGATTTTCCTATATCAAGCGCCACTGCATGCACTGCATCGATCCGGACTGCGTATCGGTCTGCCCGGTGACGGCATTGACCAAAGATCCGGTCACTGGCATCGTGAGCTACGATGAGACGCGTTGCTGCGGCTGCCGGTACTGCCAGATCGCGTGCCAGTATGGAATACCGAAATTCGAATACGACGATCCGTTCGGACAGATACAGAAGTGCCAGCTCTGCAATCACGTGCTCGCCGAAGGCGGAATCCCCGGCTGCTGCGAGGCGTGTCCCACCGGCGCATCCATCTATGGGAGTGTTGATGAACTGCTGAACGAAGCTCACAAACGCCTGGAATTGACGCCCGGAGATAAATATGACTTTCCCGTCAGTACGGTGGATTCCAGGAAGACAACATCTCACGAGGTTCATGAATATGTGAACTACGTGTATGGCGAAGAAGAGGGCGGCGGTACCCAGTATCTGATACTCTCGGCAGTGCCATTTGGCAAACTCGGATTCCCTGATCTTCCGGATCACTCCAATGCATCGGTTACCGCGGGTTTACAGCACACGCTGTATCGGGGAATGATCGCCCCGGCGGCGCTGTTCGTGGGATTACTCTATGCGGCCCATCAGAGCGTGAAATATCACAACCGTTCAGACGAGGAGGCCACTAATGAGTGA
- the hybB gene encoding Ni/Fe-hydrogenase cytochrome b subunit, with amino-acid sequence MSDDKSGKRTIRVRNTTSSDTDLHKSVAMGGPIMTTPFKIIMAIAAIGVYFMAKRFIFGIGAVSNLSHGYPWGVWIAYDVVVGTAIGSGGYAMALLVYIFNKGKYDPLVRSALLTAFLGYLFAGASIVIDTGRYWNLINMFLPQYSNITSSIMVEVALSVATYTLVLIVEISPAFLEKYGSSKLRQRLQKVIFIFIALGVLLPTLHQSSLGSMMMSAGDKLSPLWQTMMLPAFFLFTALIMGYAAVVVESFAASTILGTRLEKRLLVKLTGFVPYLILIYLLFRAGDLIYRGAFGALFVDPLEGTSFILENLLFVVPMLILFSKEARSKRFNLFISGVGIVLAGSIYRFNTYLIGFDPGPGWVYFPAFSEIFITIGLISFEIMIYMIVVKRLPILPKVLYKTA; translated from the coding sequence ATGAGTGACGATAAATCTGGAAAACGGACAATCCGGGTTCGGAATACTACCTCATCCGACACGGATTTGCACAAGAGTGTGGCCATGGGCGGGCCGATTATGACGACGCCGTTCAAAATAATTATGGCCATCGCCGCCATTGGTGTCTATTTCATGGCGAAGCGCTTCATCTTCGGTATCGGCGCGGTGTCCAACCTGTCCCACGGCTATCCCTGGGGTGTCTGGATTGCCTACGACGTGGTAGTCGGTACGGCCATAGGCAGCGGCGGATACGCCATGGCATTGCTGGTCTACATCTTCAATAAAGGCAAATACGATCCGCTGGTGCGATCGGCGCTGTTGACGGCATTTCTGGGTTATCTGTTCGCCGGTGCGTCGATTGTCATCGATACCGGCCGGTACTGGAACCTGATTAACATGTTCCTGCCGCAGTACTCGAACATCACCAGTTCCATCATGGTGGAGGTGGCGCTCAGCGTGGCCACATACACGCTGGTGCTGATCGTGGAAATCTCCCCGGCATTCCTGGAGAAATACGGTTCCAGCAAACTCCGGCAGCGATTACAAAAAGTGATTTTCATTTTCATCGCCCTGGGCGTGCTGCTGCCGACACTGCATCAGTCCTCACTGGGCAGCATGATGATGTCGGCCGGCGACAAACTTTCACCGCTCTGGCAGACCATGATGCTCCCGGCGTTTTTCCTGTTCACCGCGCTGATTATGGGATACGCTGCCGTAGTAGTGGAATCGTTCGCGGCTTCTACCATCCTTGGAACGCGCCTGGAGAAGCGGCTCCTGGTGAAACTCACCGGTTTCGTACCGTATCTCATTCTGATCTATCTCTTGTTCCGCGCCGGTGATCTGATTTATCGCGGAGCATTCGGGGCCCTGTTCGTTGATCCGCTTGAGGGCACCTCCTTCATTCTGGAAAACCTGTTGTTCGTCGTACCGATGCTCATCCTGTTTTCCAAAGAAGCCAGATCCAAGCGATTCAACCTGTTTATCTCTGGGGTGGGGATCGTCCTGGCAGGCAGCATTTACCGGTTTAATACCTATCTCATCGGATTCGATCCGGGGCCGGGCTGGGTTTACTTTCCGGCATTTTCCGAAATTTTTATTACCATCGGGCTTATCAGCTTTGAAATCATGATTTACATGATTGTGGTAAAAAGGCTGCCGATACTCCCGAAAGTTCTCTACAAAACAGCATAA
- a CDS encoding nickel-dependent hydrogenase large subunit, whose protein sequence is MAKRITVDPVTRIEGHLRIDCEVNNGEVTNAWSSGQMWRGIETILQGRDPREAWIYTQRICGVCTTVHAITSVRAVENALEMEIPVNAQYIRNMIIAAHGVHDHMVHFYHLSALDWVDVVSALKASPKKASSLAQSLSGWHMNGVEEFTAVQKKLQSFVDSGQLGIFANGYWGHPAMILPPEVNLLAAAHYLQAFEFQRKANQIVTILGSKTPHIQNLAVGGVANPINPDSEDALNLERLTYVKKLIDELGAFIEQVYLIDVAAVGAFYKDWLNYGSGVMNYLSVPDFPIDPAGTKFGTPGGYIKNGDVGSFQAIKSFQDDFFRENVQESIKHAWYDGDWTRHPYDEETVPKYTDFDDNGKYSWVKSPSFAGKPAQVGPLANVLGMYAAGDPTTQKYTNLALEKVSAIAGTKVPISALHSSIGRHAARAVRCAVLYNQLKENYNMLVENIGSGDMDTFNEPTFPKGTQTGFGFHEAPRGTLSHWIVINNGKIENYQAVVPSTWNAGPRNQNDELGPYEASLVGNPVAQEDKPLEVLRTVHSFDPCLACAIHLYDEKKQNIARVQTNNACSV, encoded by the coding sequence ATGGCAAAGCGTATAACTGTCGATCCGGTCACCCGCATAGAGGGACACCTGCGCATCGACTGCGAAGTAAATAACGGCGAAGTCACCAACGCCTGGTCGTCCGGACAGATGTGGCGCGGCATCGAGACCATTCTCCAGGGACGCGATCCCAGAGAAGCCTGGATCTATACCCAGCGAATTTGTGGCGTCTGTACCACGGTGCATGCGATCACCTCGGTACGGGCGGTTGAGAACGCGCTGGAGATGGAAATTCCCGTGAACGCCCAGTACATCCGGAATATGATTATTGCCGCCCACGGCGTCCACGATCACATGGTGCATTTTTATCATTTGTCTGCGCTGGATTGGGTGGACGTAGTCTCCGCACTGAAAGCGTCGCCGAAGAAGGCATCGTCTCTGGCGCAGAGTCTGTCCGGCTGGCATATGAACGGCGTAGAAGAGTTTACTGCTGTCCAGAAGAAACTGCAGAGCTTTGTTGACTCCGGCCAGCTGGGCATTTTTGCCAATGGATATTGGGGCCATCCGGCCATGATTCTGCCGCCGGAAGTGAATCTGCTGGCAGCCGCACACTACCTGCAGGCGTTCGAGTTCCAGCGCAAGGCCAACCAGATCGTTACCATCCTTGGGAGCAAGACGCCGCACATCCAGAACCTGGCAGTCGGCGGCGTGGCGAATCCCATCAATCCCGACAGCGAGGACGCGCTGAATCTGGAACGGTTGACCTATGTGAAGAAACTCATCGATGAACTCGGGGCTTTTATTGAGCAGGTATATCTCATCGATGTGGCCGCAGTTGGCGCCTTCTACAAGGATTGGCTGAATTACGGATCCGGCGTCATGAATTACCTGAGTGTTCCGGATTTTCCCATCGACCCGGCGGGGACGAAGTTCGGTACTCCCGGCGGCTATATTAAGAACGGTGACGTTGGCTCGTTTCAGGCCATCAAGTCGTTTCAGGATGACTTCTTCCGGGAGAACGTGCAGGAGAGCATCAAGCACGCCTGGTACGACGGTGACTGGACGCGGCATCCGTACGACGAGGAGACCGTGCCGAAGTACACCGACTTCGATGATAACGGGAAATATTCCTGGGTGAAATCACCAAGCTTTGCCGGGAAGCCGGCGCAGGTCGGCCCGCTGGCGAACGTACTCGGGATGTATGCGGCAGGTGATCCGACAACGCAGAAGTATACGAACCTGGCACTGGAGAAGGTGAGCGCCATCGCCGGGACGAAGGTACCGATCAGCGCGCTGCATTCATCCATCGGCCGGCACGCTGCCAGGGCAGTCCGCTGTGCGGTGCTGTACAACCAGCTCAAGGAAAACTACAACATGCTTGTGGAGAACATCGGTTCCGGCGACATGGACACCTTTAACGAGCCGACCTTCCCCAAGGGAACCCAGACCGGTTTCGGCTTCCACGAAGCGCCGCGCGGAACCCTCTCCCACTGGATCGTGATTAACAACGGAAAGATCGAAAACTACCAGGCGGTGGTACCGTCAACCTGGAACGCCGGCCCGCGAAACCAGAACGATGAGTTGGGGCCGTATGAGGCCTCGCTGGTCGGGAATCCTGTGGCACAGGAAGACAAGCCGCTCGAGGTACTCCGGACGGTACACTCCTTCGATCCGTGCCTGGCGTGTGCCATCCATCTGTACGACGAGAAGAAGCAGAATATCGCCCGGGTCCAGACCAACAACGCGTGCAGCGTCTGA
- a CDS encoding HyaD/HybD family hydrogenase maturation endopeptidase: MNDILVLGVGNLLMQDEGVGIHAIRALEERYQFEPAVDLVDGGTAGLELIDKLDGREKVLIVDAVDFDLAPGSIVKLGNGQVQSQLKEKMSLHHLGLTDVLSAAELLDIRPPAIHLIGVQPDSMEVALELSPKMRSVFPQVLEAVVAQLGEWGVEAVEATEGIQV; this comes from the coding sequence ATGAACGATATCCTCGTACTGGGCGTCGGCAACCTGTTGATGCAGGACGAAGGCGTCGGAATTCACGCCATCCGGGCGCTGGAAGAGCGATACCAATTCGAGCCGGCGGTGGATCTGGTGGACGGTGGCACCGCCGGCCTGGAACTCATCGACAAGCTGGACGGCCGGGAAAAAGTGCTGATCGTCGACGCGGTGGACTTTGATCTGGCGCCCGGCAGCATTGTGAAACTTGGCAACGGGCAGGTGCAATCTCAACTGAAGGAGAAAATGTCCCTGCATCACCTGGGATTAACTGATGTCCTCAGCGCTGCGGAACTCCTGGACATCCGGCCCCCGGCAATCCACCTCATTGGAGTGCAACCAGACTCAATGGAAGTTGCCCTGGAACTCTCGCCGAAAATGCGTTCGGTCTTTCCGCAGGTGCTGGAAGCTGTGGTCGCGCAGCTGGGTGAATGGGGAGTTGAAGCGGTTGAGGCTACGGAAGGTATTCAGGTTTGA
- a CDS encoding hydrogenase maturation nickel metallochaperone HypA → MHEMSIATNILEIAEQSMDGHDQLLSISVEIGELAGIEFEALEFCFEALKQSSRYPDLTLDITRIPGKGNCRKCGVSVPMKERFAVCPECGGYTVEPSQGQELRVTSIEVE, encoded by the coding sequence ATGCATGAGATGTCCATCGCCACTAATATTCTGGAGATCGCCGAGCAGTCCATGGATGGGCACGATCAGCTGCTCTCCATCTCCGTGGAAATCGGTGAGCTGGCGGGCATCGAGTTCGAGGCGCTGGAGTTCTGCTTCGAGGCGCTGAAGCAGTCCTCACGATATCCCGATCTTACCCTGGACATCACGCGAATTCCGGGGAAAGGGAATTGTAGGAAATGTGGTGTGTCCGTTCCGATGAAGGAGAGGTTCGCCGTCTGCCCGGAATGCGGGGGATACACCGTAGAGCCGTCGCAGGGGCAGGAATTACGGGTCACGTCAATCGAAGTCGAATAA
- the hypB gene encoding hydrogenase nickel incorporation protein HypB, with translation MCDTCGCGEGTTTIQTPGEAREHAKMHAEGIEHSHNHDHEHDHDHNHSHGHSHDHGNSHTTTIDVETDVLRENNLLAERNRGIFETRKIFALNLVSSPGSGKTTLLEKTVEALRDDVSIAVIEGDQQSMQDADRIDKTGVDVVQVNTGKGCHLDAKMVNDAIQKLELPDESILMIENVGNLVCPSLFDLGEHHKVVIISVTEGQDKPVKYPTMFAESSVCVINKIDLLPYVDFDVEACKDYARQVNPDLTFFELSATTSEGMDAWLEWVKPAGND, from the coding sequence ATGTGTGACACATGTGGATGCGGAGAGGGCACAACTACCATTCAGACTCCCGGAGAAGCCCGGGAGCATGCGAAAATGCACGCCGAGGGCATCGAACATTCACACAATCATGATCATGAGCACGACCATGATCATAACCATTCGCACGGCCATTCCCATGATCACGGAAACAGTCATACGACAACCATTGATGTGGAAACGGACGTACTCAGGGAGAATAATCTGTTGGCCGAGCGAAATCGGGGCATCTTTGAAACCAGGAAAATATTTGCACTGAATCTGGTGAGTTCTCCCGGCTCCGGGAAGACGACGCTTCTTGAGAAGACCGTCGAAGCACTCAGAGATGACGTCTCCATCGCCGTCATCGAAGGGGATCAGCAGTCCATGCAGGACGCCGACCGCATCGATAAAACAGGCGTGGACGTAGTACAGGTCAACACTGGAAAAGGGTGTCACCTGGACGCAAAAATGGTGAACGACGCCATCCAGAAGCTGGAACTGCCTGACGAGAGCATTCTGATGATCGAAAACGTCGGTAACCTGGTCTGTCCATCGCTGTTCGACCTCGGCGAGCATCATAAGGTGGTGATTATCTCGGTGACCGAGGGGCAGGACAAGCCGGTGAAGTACCCGACCATGTTTGCGGAATCCAGCGTCTGCGTCATCAACAAGATCGACCTGCTCCCGTACGTAGACTTCGACGTGGAAGCCTGCAAGGATTACGCGCGACAGGTGAACCCGGATCTCACCTTCTTCGAACTTTCCGCCACCACCAGCGAAGGCATGGACGCGTGGTTGGAGTGGGTGAAGCCAGCTGGGAATGATTAA